The Impatiens glandulifera chromosome 3, dImpGla2.1, whole genome shotgun sequence genome contains a region encoding:
- the LOC124930371 gene encoding benzyl alcohol O-benzoyltransferase-like, whose amino-acid sequence MMATPSSLVFTVRRQEAKLVVPAKLTPRVHLPLSDIDDQEGLRIHVSFINFYGGSLFQSDRDPVKVIREALSEALVFYYPFAGRLREGPGRKLIVDCTGELGILFIEADADVTLKELGVPLRPPFPYLEDILHDVPGSDGILGSPLLLIQVTRLTCGGFIVACRFNHTMCDGAGLAQFLNAVGELARGHRKPSVPPVWERNLLNARDPPRVTCTHHEFDESDVGAPLEDLVHRSFFFGSAEVEALRQLVFSDQLGRRCRSFDLMTACIWRCRTIALGLEPNEDVRVLFAVNARQKYKPNLPTGYYGVAVAFPAALTTAGMLCTQPLDYALKLVMEAKEDVTEEYMRSLADLMVLRGRPPFSGARSFFVTDLRRVGFEDVDFGWGKAYAGIARSGFGVLPSQVMRLFNIYVSGKNDKDEDGSLLLLSLPPTAMKVFEDELQRILKHGYHIQSTL is encoded by the exons ATGATGGCTACACCTTCTTCT TTGGTGTTCACGGTGAGAAGACAGGAAGCAAAACTTGTGGTTCCGGCTAAGCTGACCCCTCGTGTTCACTTGCCACTTTCAGACATCGATGACCAAGAAGGTCTTCGTATTCATGTTTCCTTCATAAATTTCTATGGCGGCTCCCTCTTCCAGAGTGATAGAGATCCAGTTAAGGTTATTCGTGAAGCCCTCTCCGAGGCATTGGTATTTTACTATCCATTTGCCGGTCGCCTAAGGGAAGGACCAGGGCGCAAACTTATCGTGGATTGCACCGGAGAGCTAGGAATCTTGTTTATTGAGGCCGATGCTGACGTTACGCTCAAGGAGTTAGGCGTCCCCCTTCGACCTCCGTTTCCTTACTTAGAAGACATTCTTCACGATGTTCCAGGCTCAGACGGTATACTTGGAAGTCCATTGCTTTTGATTCAGGTCACACGCCTCACGTGCGGCGGCTTCATCGTGGCATGCCGCTTCAATCACACCATGTGCGACGGGGCAGGGCTGGCTCAATTCCTAAACGCTGTCGGAGAACTTGCACGAGGCCACAGAAAACCTTCTGTACCGCCCGTATGGGAGAGAAATCTATTGAACGCCAGAGATCCACCGCGGGTGACTTGCACTCATCACGAATTCGATGAGTCTGACGTCGGAGCCCCACTTGAGGATTTAGTTCATCGTTCTTTCTTTTTTGGGTCCGCGGAAGTGGAGGCATTGAGACAACTCGTCTTTTCAGACCAGCTCGGTCGTCGCTGTAGGTCATTCGACTTGATGACGGCCTGCATCTGGCGATGCCGCACAATCGCTCTCGGGTTGGAACCAAACGAGGATGTGCGGGTTCTTTTTGCGGTCAATGCCCGCCAAAAGTATAAACCGAACCTCCCAACCGGTTACTACGGCGTTGCCGTTGCGTTTCCGGCTGCTTTGACCACGGCGGGTATGCTATGTACACAGCCGTTGGATTACGCATTGAAGTTGGTAATGGAAGCTAAAGAGGATGTGACAGAGGAGTACATGAGGTCGTTGGCTGACCTCATGGTCTTGAGGGGACGACCTCCTTTCTCGGGGGCACGCTCTTTTTTCGTTACAGACTTGAGGCGGGTAGGATTTGAGGATGTCGACTTTGGTTGGGGAAAGGCTTATGCTGGAATAGCCAGGTCCGGCTTTGGAGTCTTACCTAGCCAAGTCATGAGGTTGTTCAACATTTATGTATCCGGTAAGAATGATAAAGACGAGGATGGATCTCTCTTGCTACTATCCCTTCCACCAACTGCCATGAAGGTATTTGAAGACGAACTGCAACGCATACTAAAACATGGTTATCACATCCAATCAACTTTATAA
- the LOC124930369 gene encoding benzyl alcohol O-benzoyltransferase-like → MEQLVFTVRRQEAKLVVPAKLTPRVHLPLSDIDDQECLRVQLPIIMFYDGSHFHSDRDPVKIIREALSEALVFYYPFAGRLREGPGRKLIVDCTGELGILFIEADADVTLKGLGVPLQPPFPYLEDLLHDVPGSKGILGCPLLLFQVTRLTCGGFVVAFNFNHTMCDGTGLVQFLTAVGELAQGHREPSVLPVWDRKLLNARDPPRVTCAHHEFDELVETPIHEDLVHRSFFFGSAEVEALRQLVFSDQLGRHYSSFDLITACIWRCRTIALGLEPNEDVRLLFAVNARKKYKPPLPTGYYGNAFAFPAALTTAGMLCTQPLDYALKLVMEAKEAVTEEYMRSMADLMVLRGRPPNTGGAHYFFVSDLRRMGFGDVDFGWGKACFAGIARSGVGVLPSQVMRLFNMYVRGKNDKDEDGALVLLSLPPTAMKVFEDELQRLLKHGYHILSTL, encoded by the coding sequence ATGGAACAGTTGGTGTTCACGGTGAGAAGACAGGAAGCAAAGCTTGTGGTTCCGGCTAAGCTGACCCCTCGCGTTCACTTGCCACTTTCAGACATCGATGACCAAGAGTGTCTTCGTGTTCAGCTTCCCATCATAATGTTCTATGACGGCTCCCACTTCCACAGTGATAGAGATCCAGTTAAGATTATTCGTGAAGCCCTCTCCGAGGCATTGGTATTTTACTATCCATTTGCCGGTCGCCTAAGGGAAGGACCAGGGCGCAAACTTATCGTGGATTGCACCGGAGAGCTAGGAATCTTGTTTATTGAGGCCGATGCTGACGTTACGCTCAAGGGGTTAGGCGTCCCCCTTCAACCTCCGTTTCCTTACTTGGAAGACCTTCTTCACGATGTTCCAGGCTCAAAAGGTATACTTGGGTGTCCATTGCTTTTATTTCAGGTCACGCGCCTCACGTGCGGTGGTTTCGTCGTGGCATTCAACTTCAATCACACCATGTGCGACGGGACAGGACTGGTTCAATTCCTAACGGCTGTAGGAGAACTTGCACAAGGCCACCGAGAACCTTCTGTACTGCCCGTATGGGATAGAAAACTGTTGAACGCTAGAGATCCACCACGCGTGACGTGCGCTCATCACGAATTCGATGAGTTGGTCGAAACCCCAATTCATGAGGATCTAGTTCATCGTTCTTTCTTTTTTGGTTCCGCGGAAGTGGAGGCATTGAGACAACTCGTCTTTTCAGACCAGCTCGGTCGTCACTATAGCTCATTCGACTTGATAACTGCCTGCATCTGGCGATGCCGCACCATCGCTCTCGGGTTGGAACCAAACGAGGATGTGCGGCTTCTTTTTGCGGTCAATGCCCGCAAGAAGTATAAACCGCCCCTCCCAACCGGTTACTACGGCAACGCTTTTGCGTTTCCGGCTGCTTTGACCACGGCGGGTATGCTATGCACGCAGCCGTTGGATTATGCATTGAAGTTGGTAATGGAAGCTAAAGAGGCTGTGACAGAGGAGTACATGAGGTCGATGGCTGACCTCATGGTCTTGAGGGGACGACCCCCTAACACGGGGGGGGCACACTACTTTTTCGTTTCAGACTTGAGGCGGATGGGGTTTGGTGATGTCGACTTTGGTTGGGGAAAGGCTTGCTTTGCTGGAATAGCCAGGTCTGGCGTAGGAGTCTTACCTAGCCAAGTGATGAGGTTGTTCAACATGTATGTACGCGGTAAGAATGATAAAGACGAGGATGGAGCTCTCGTGCTACTATCCCTTCCACCGACTGCCATGAAGGTATTTGAGGACGAACTGCAACGCCTACTAAAACATGGTTATCACATTCTATCAACTTTATAA